A portion of the Paenibacillus hamazuiensis genome contains these proteins:
- a CDS encoding LysR family transcriptional regulator, giving the protein MNLHHLYIFCVVAELKSFAKAAEEINISQPAISQHIGKLEFTLGKKLIERRGRLFRLTHHGETLFEYGRRIFNMVEEAENALLRVGRHKEKLFIGSSTVPGTYFLPNFISGFMEKNPYISFNAVFEENNTELIEKLIKNQIDIAISYESVILKDEIRVSRITQDELVLVLPGKHPWASGQIISFEEILTLPFIFYSSGLFIQSVMEDILSGHHVNVVIQFSQLEAVKAAITRGLGVSMLPMSAIRLELEHGLLAVANCSAFRVPRHLVMMHKRSAVSSEPVQQFIEFMLNNDWMRK; this is encoded by the coding sequence TTGAATCTGCATCATTTATATATTTTCTGCGTGGTCGCCGAATTAAAAAGCTTCGCCAAAGCGGCGGAAGAGATCAATATCAGCCAGCCCGCGATCTCGCAGCATATCGGCAAACTGGAGTTCACGCTCGGAAAAAAGCTGATAGAACGCCGCGGACGGCTGTTCCGCCTGACCCATCACGGGGAAACCTTGTTCGAATACGGGCGAAGAATATTCAACATGGTGGAGGAAGCGGAAAATGCGCTGCTTAGGGTTGGCCGCCACAAGGAAAAGTTGTTTATCGGCTCGTCCACGGTTCCGGGAACTTATTTTCTTCCGAATTTCATCTCCGGTTTCATGGAAAAAAACCCTTATATCAGCTTTAACGCCGTATTCGAAGAGAACAATACGGAACTTATCGAAAAACTTATAAAAAACCAGATTGACATAGCTATTTCTTATGAAAGCGTTATCTTAAAAGATGAAATCCGGGTATCGAGAATTACCCAAGACGAATTGGTGCTTGTGCTGCCGGGAAAACATCCGTGGGCATCCGGGCAAATTATTTCCTTCGAGGAAATATTGACTCTGCCGTTTATTTTTTATTCCTCCGGGCTGTTCATCCAATCCGTGATGGAGGACATTTTGTCCGGACACCACGTGAACGTCGTGATCCAGTTCAGCCAGCTAGAAGCGGTCAAGGCGGCGATCACCCGGGGGCTCGGCGTATCGATGCTGCCGATGTCCGCCATTCGTTTGGAGCTGGAGCACGGCTTGCTCGCGGTCGCCAACTGCTCCGCCTTTCGCGTGCCGCGGCATTTGGTCATGATGCACAAACGGTCCGCCGTTTCGTCCGAGCCTGTGCAGCAATTTATCGAATTCATGCTGAATAACGATTGGATGAGGAAATAA
- a CDS encoding ECF transporter S component, with amino-acid sequence MSRARIALFAVILLFAGSLAFMAWATDEQYMLISFFLVCASIVPFFLRFERRTVQARELVLVAVLSAIAAVGRVPFAALPSVQPTTFVIIVSALVFGSETGFMVGAVAALVSNMFLGQGPWTPWQMFSWGMIGWTAGLLQTWGLLGSRWMLLVFGFVWGFLFGWIMNIWALAGMGQNLTWAAVAASYAASFYFDLAHALSNVFFLSVLGPGWIRILQRYKRKYGLLDNEADGILK; translated from the coding sequence ATGAGCCGCGCCCGAATCGCGCTTTTTGCCGTCATCCTGCTGTTTGCCGGGTCCCTTGCATTTATGGCCTGGGCGACCGACGAGCAGTATATGCTCATTTCCTTTTTTCTGGTATGCGCGTCGATCGTCCCGTTTTTCCTCCGATTTGAAAGGCGGACGGTTCAAGCCCGGGAACTCGTGCTCGTAGCCGTGCTCTCCGCGATCGCCGCCGTCGGCCGGGTGCCTTTCGCGGCGCTTCCGAGCGTGCAGCCTACGACGTTTGTCATCATCGTCTCCGCGCTGGTGTTCGGCTCCGAAACGGGCTTCATGGTCGGGGCGGTCGCCGCGCTCGTCTCGAATATGTTTCTCGGGCAAGGCCCCTGGACCCCCTGGCAAATGTTCAGTTGGGGCATGATCGGGTGGACGGCCGGCCTTTTGCAAACGTGGGGTTTGCTCGGGAGCAGGTGGATGCTGCTCGTCTTCGGATTCGTATGGGGCTTTTTGTTCGGCTGGATTATGAACATTTGGGCGCTCGCGGGCATGGGGCAAAATTTGACCTGGGCTGCCGTCGCCGCTTCGTATGCCGCCAGCTTTTATTTCGATCTCGCCCATGCGCTGAGCAACGTGTTTTTCCTGTCCGTGCTTGGGCCGGGGTGGATTCGCATTTTGCAGCGTTACAAGAGGAAGTACGGGCTGCTGGATAATGAGGCGGATGGAATTTTGAAATAA